Proteins encoded together in one Chryseobacterium sp. G0201 window:
- a CDS encoding SDR family NAD(P)-dependent oxidoreductase → MGILDNKVALVTGAGSGIGLAIALTYAKEGAKVIVSDINEEHGKEAVEQIKSAGGDASFVKADTSNPTEVEALVNATAEIYGRLDIACNNAGIGGEPALTGDYSLDNWRKVLSVNLDGVFYGCKYAIQQMEKNGGGVIVNIASIHGTVAAPLSSAYTTAKHAVVGLTKNIGAEYGQKGIRCNSVGPAYIDTPLLESASGDMKEALIAKHPMGRLGKPQEVAELVLFLSSEKSSFMTGGYYLVDGGYTAI, encoded by the coding sequence ATGGGAATTTTAGATAATAAAGTGGCTTTAGTTACAGGAGCAGGTTCAGGAATCGGGTTGGCTATTGCTCTTACATATGCAAAAGAGGGTGCGAAAGTTATTGTTTCAGACATCAATGAAGAACACGGAAAAGAGGCTGTAGAACAGATAAAATCGGCAGGAGGAGATGCTTCTTTTGTAAAAGCAGACACATCAAACCCCACAGAAGTTGAGGCTTTAGTAAATGCGACCGCAGAAATATATGGAAGATTGGATATTGCCTGCAACAATGCAGGAATTGGTGGTGAACCGGCGCTTACAGGAGATTACAGTCTCGATAACTGGAGAAAAGTTTTAAGTGTAAACTTAGACGGAGTTTTCTACGGTTGTAAATACGCAATCCAGCAAATGGAGAAAAACGGAGGTGGAGTTATCGTTAATATTGCCTCAATTCACGGGACAGTTGCAGCACCGCTATCATCAGCTTATACGACAGCAAAGCACGCAGTTGTTGGATTAACAAAAAATATAGGAGCAGAATACGGACAGAAGGGAATTCGTTGTAATTCTGTAGGCCCTGCTTATATAGATACACCGTTGCTGGAAAGCGCAAGTGGAGATATGAAAGAAGCTTTGATTGCAAAACATCCAATGGGAAGATTAGGAAAACCACAGGAAGTTGCAGAATTGGTGTTATTTTTAAGCTCTGAAAAATCTTCATTCATGACAGGAGGGTATTATCTTGTGGATGGTGGATACACAGCGATTTAA
- a CDS encoding GreA/GreB family elongation factor: MKMDKSKILEIIKSKISEKIQNLETLITETRASSNDTKSSMGDKYETGREMLQQEINNLQRQLNEVLIQQAIIQKINVELSSKVQNGALVKTDKGLFYISVSLGEIVIDNKKIMTVSAESPLVKAMYGKKVGETFAINNIHQKIDNIW; encoded by the coding sequence ATGAAAATGGATAAATCTAAAATATTGGAGATCATAAAATCAAAGATCTCGGAAAAAATTCAAAATCTTGAAACCCTTATTACTGAAACCAGAGCGTCAAGCAACGATACTAAAAGTTCAATGGGGGATAAATATGAAACAGGAAGAGAAATGTTGCAACAGGAAATCAATAATCTTCAAAGACAGCTGAATGAAGTTTTAATTCAGCAAGCTATTATTCAGAAAATAAATGTAGAACTATCTTCGAAAGTTCAAAATGGAGCTTTGGTAAAAACGGATAAGGGATTATTTTATATCTCTGTATCACTAGGAGAAATTGTTATTGATAATAAAAAAATTATGACCGTTTCTGCAGAATCACCATTAGTGAAAGCAATGTATGGTAAGAAAGTCGGAGAAACATTTGCTATAAATAATATTCACCAGAAGATTGATAATATTTGGTAA
- a CDS encoding alpha-amylase family glycosyl hydrolase, translated as MKKLFLLAVIGLGIVSCTTQNLNKNTMDLPKEWKHSTNIYEVNVRQYTKEGTFKAFEKEMPRLKSMGVKTLWFMPITPIAQEKKKGSLGSPYAASDYTSINPEFGTLNDFKHMVNEAHRLGFKVIIDWVANHTGWDHVWTKTHPEFYLKDPDGKFHIASGMDDIIELDYKNPEMRKAMIDAMKFWVKETNIDGFRCDLASWVEVDFWQQARPEVETVKPLFWLGEFDELETPEYGKVFDASYSWSWMHKSADYYNKNQPLQDLKDLLIKYSNIGDSSMRAWFTTNHDENSWNGTEYEKYGVITKPMAVFSATWNGVPLLYSGQELPNMKRLEFFEKDVIKWTNTYQLSGFYKTLLSLKSSNPALRGGDSNVGTHLLNTTANDKILAYIRKNGKDEVLVVLNMSKEPVNFSIQDENLSGNFKNVFDGTKRDFNNGKDFNFKVSDYAVFEK; from the coding sequence ATGAAAAAATTATTTTTACTCGCTGTAATTGGTCTGGGAATTGTTTCCTGTACCACTCAAAATTTAAATAAAAACACTATGGATTTGCCGAAAGAATGGAAACACTCTACTAATATTTACGAAGTCAACGTAAGACAATATACCAAAGAAGGAACCTTTAAAGCATTCGAAAAAGAAATGCCGCGCCTGAAATCAATGGGAGTAAAGACACTTTGGTTCATGCCGATCACTCCAATTGCTCAGGAAAAGAAAAAAGGAAGTTTGGGAAGTCCGTACGCGGCATCAGATTATACATCCATTAATCCCGAATTTGGAACGCTTAATGATTTCAAACATATGGTGAATGAAGCTCACAGATTGGGATTCAAAGTCATCATCGATTGGGTAGCAAATCATACAGGTTGGGATCATGTCTGGACAAAAACACATCCTGAATTCTATTTAAAAGATCCGGATGGGAAATTCCACATCGCCTCCGGAATGGATGATATTATCGAATTAGATTATAAAAATCCGGAAATGCGCAAAGCAATGATTGATGCCATGAAATTTTGGGTGAAAGAAACCAATATTGATGGTTTCAGATGTGATTTGGCTTCTTGGGTAGAAGTAGATTTCTGGCAACAGGCTCGCCCTGAAGTTGAAACTGTAAAGCCGCTTTTCTGGTTAGGGGAATTTGATGAATTGGAAACTCCCGAATATGGAAAAGTTTTTGACGCAAGCTATTCTTGGTCTTGGATGCACAAATCTGCTGATTATTACAATAAAAATCAGCCTTTGCAGGATTTAAAAGATCTATTAATAAAATATTCAAATATTGGAGATTCATCTATGAGAGCCTGGTTTACCACAAACCACGATGAGAATTCATGGAACGGAACAGAATATGAAAAGTATGGAGTAATTACAAAACCAATGGCCGTATTTTCTGCAACATGGAACGGAGTTCCATTATTATATTCCGGACAGGAGCTTCCCAATATGAAACGGCTGGAGTTCTTCGAAAAGGATGTTATAAAATGGACAAATACTTATCAGCTCTCAGGTTTTTATAAAACGTTGTTAAGTTTAAAATCATCAAATCCTGCGTTAAGAGGTGGCGATTCAAATGTTGGAACTCATCTTTTAAACACGACAGCAAACGATAAGATCTTAGCCTACATCAGAAAAAATGGAAAAGATGAGGTATTGGTTGTTTTAAATATGTCAAAAGAACCTGTAAATTTCAGTATTCAGGATGAAAATCTTTCAGGAAACTTTAAAAATGTTTTTGACGGAACAAAAAGAGACTTCAACAACGGAAAAGATTTCAATTTCAAGGTTTCAGATTACGCTGTCTTTGAAAAATAA
- a CDS encoding IS1096 element passenger TnpR family protein, producing the protein MVYKIRVILDAKEDIFRDIEVKGKQTLWNLHLGIKSAFSLQGEELSTFNLLEEDGTIVKSVPLEDMSDDGDGEIMSDVYIDEAFESAGNKAQFQYGLLDLWEFFCELVEVIDETKGVNYPITVYRFGNVPLKAPSKNGSGGSKKKSAMPLIEDDFAFEDDFAGGTSFVDEDDDNFDDEEEENYDDDVFEDEDDNEDER; encoded by the coding sequence ATGGTTTACAAAATCCGCGTAATATTAGATGCAAAAGAAGATATTTTCCGTGATATCGAAGTTAAAGGAAAACAGACGCTATGGAACTTACACTTAGGAATTAAAAGTGCTTTCAGCCTTCAGGGCGAGGAGCTTTCAACTTTTAATTTATTGGAAGAAGACGGTACGATCGTAAAAAGTGTTCCGTTAGAAGATATGAGTGATGACGGTGATGGCGAGATTATGTCGGATGTATACATTGATGAGGCGTTTGAAAGTGCTGGTAACAAGGCACAGTTCCAATACGGGCTTCTTGATCTTTGGGAATTCTTCTGTGAGCTTGTTGAGGTGATCGATGAGACAAAAGGAGTAAATTATCCGATCACAGTTTACAGATTTGGAAACGTTCCGTTGAAAGCGCCGAGCAAAAATGGAAGTGGAGGATCTAAAAAGAAATCTGCGATGCCATTAATAGAAGATGATTTTGCTTTCGAGGATGACTTTGCGGGCGGAACCAGTTTTGTGGATGAAGATGACGACAACTTTGATGATGAGGAAGAAGAAAACTACGATGACGATGTTTTCGAAGATGAAGATGACAACGAAGACGAGAGATAA
- a CDS encoding sensor histidine kinase, whose translation MKFYRLTLVASCLLTLVMFLLVIVFDSLKDIYYKTPFFKIGLFICLIVIFIINYLVLELLFNYYGKKQVRGLSLLLPQEIVHDNDENITIKELGERFSDLNQQKVTELDMMKEMESYRKEYIGNVSHELKTPLFSIQGYVETLRDGGVDNLTIRDKYLERIDISVERLIAIVTDLDMINRLEAGEINLNVSRFDVNLLIKEIFDLLDLEAEKHNTTLQIQTLHPQIFVDADKQKISQVFINLVSNAIHYANRQEAKVVVKTSVLKNKVLIEVIDNGMGIKSEVLSRIFERFYRVETSRSRREGGSGLGLAIVKHILEAHNENITVESVYLEGTKFSFMLEKSK comes from the coding sequence TTGAAATTTTACAGACTTACCCTCGTCGCATCATGTCTGTTGACATTGGTGATGTTCCTTCTAGTAATCGTTTTTGATTCACTAAAGGATATCTATTACAAAACCCCATTCTTTAAAATTGGACTTTTTATATGTCTCATTGTTATTTTTATCATTAATTATTTGGTGTTAGAACTATTGTTTAATTATTATGGTAAAAAACAGGTGCGCGGGCTTTCTTTGCTTTTACCGCAGGAGATCGTTCATGACAACGATGAAAATATTACCATTAAAGAACTTGGAGAAAGATTTTCAGATCTTAATCAGCAAAAAGTTACCGAACTTGATATGATGAAAGAAATGGAAAGCTACCGTAAAGAATACATCGGAAACGTTTCTCATGAGCTTAAAACTCCGTTATTTTCTATTCAGGGATATGTGGAGACATTAAGAGATGGCGGGGTTGATAATCTTACGATTCGGGACAAATATTTGGAAAGAATTGATATTTCGGTGGAAAGATTAATTGCCATTGTTACAGATTTGGATATGATCAACAGGCTTGAAGCCGGAGAAATTAACCTTAATGTCTCAAGATTTGATGTTAATTTATTAATTAAAGAAATTTTCGATTTACTAGATCTCGAAGCTGAAAAACATAATACAACATTACAGATCCAGACCTTACATCCTCAGATCTTTGTGGATGCCGATAAACAGAAGATTTCGCAAGTTTTTATCAATTTAGTTTCTAATGCTATCCATTACGCGAACAGACAGGAAGCAAAAGTTGTCGTAAAGACAAGCGTTCTGAAAAATAAAGTTTTGATAGAGGTCATCGATAATGGAATGGGAATAAAATCAGAAGTTTTATCAAGAATTTTCGAGAGATTTTATCGTGTAGAAACCAGCAGAAGTAGAAGAGAAGGTGGTTCAGGATTAGGATTGGCCATCGTAAAGCATATCCTTGAAGCTCATAACGAAAACATTACGGTAGAGAGTGTCTATCTCGAAGGCACGAAGTTCAGTTTTATGCTTGAGAAAAGTAAATAA
- a CDS encoding response regulator transcription factor — MNQKKILLIDDELDILEILSYNLEKEGYDISTATNGNEGIEKAKQIVPDLILLDVMMPEKDGIETCQELRKIKELHKTLIVFLSARSEEFSQLAGFQAGANDYIVKLIKPKILISKVNALLQLTSQVSDNAKLIEIGDLIIDKDNFRVSKAGQQFLLPKKEFDLLYLLASNTEKVFKREEILEKVWGNDVIVGERTIDVHIRRLREKLGINTIQTLKGIGYKLIVL, encoded by the coding sequence ATGAACCAAAAGAAAATACTCTTAATAGATGATGAACTGGATATTTTAGAGATCCTGTCTTATAATTTAGAAAAGGAAGGTTACGATATCTCCACTGCTACCAATGGTAATGAGGGGATTGAGAAGGCCAAACAAATCGTTCCGGATCTTATCTTATTAGATGTAATGATGCCGGAAAAAGACGGGATCGAAACTTGTCAGGAACTTCGTAAAATAAAAGAACTTCACAAAACACTAATTGTTTTCCTTTCTGCAAGAAGCGAAGAGTTTTCTCAGTTAGCAGGTTTTCAGGCAGGAGCGAATGATTACATTGTAAAATTGATCAAACCGAAAATTCTTATTTCTAAAGTTAATGCTTTATTACAATTAACTTCTCAGGTTTCTGATAATGCTAAATTAATTGAGATTGGTGATTTAATTATTGATAAAGACAACTTCAGAGTATCAAAAGCCGGACAGCAGTTTTTACTTCCGAAAAAAGAATTCGATCTTCTTTATCTTTTAGCTTCAAATACAGAAAAAGTATTTAAAAGAGAAGAGATTCTGGAGAAAGTTTGGGGGAACGATGTTATCGTTGGAGAAAGAACAATCGACGTTCACATCAGAAGATTAAGAGAAAAACTGGGAATTAATACCATTCAGACTCTAAAAGGGATTGGGTATAAGCTGATCGTTTTATAG
- a CDS encoding TonB-dependent receptor domain-containing protein, producing MNFRKLSIAVLFLTTSGAVIYAQDTKKDSIKNEKKIEGVVIKGSTKKGTEANLINFQKKSVEVIERVGSVQLAKQGVGDAATAVTKATGTIKQEGSGQIFVRGLGDRYNSTTLNGLLIPSDDPENRNIDLSIFKTSMIEYISLDKIYNPKMLGDFGGATISIVSKEFTGKPYFKIGLGSSINLQTFDNNNFKLQDGAPGFFGFKETKFNKGNPYQAYPFTSKWNFKNADNPFNTDLNIEGGASFGKLSFFAYAGFENSYEYSKGQEGFYFADNTPNKKFDVERSKYKTNTTALINLGYKFNSNNKINFTSNFIHSSDQTAKIFTGYSYDVDKNVIINRGDNKITSTWINQLFGTHKLGDTWNADWAVGYNMLNSKRPDRLQNTIDASTMQLITGSAINNHRYFDELKDNTVLGHAYLSKTLNKFKITAGYDGQYKDRKFDNTTIGMNFSLSPQVDPNNIDGFINAGNNGLFSYQTFQPSSKLFQPFYFNVKQNIQSGFANVDVNLSDKFIVQVGGRFDYIDMQLKWFDSVLQNGKKNKQYNKFLPALNAKYSVSDKQNLRLSVSKTYTLPQAKELSPIAYYDVTTNVYGNQDLSPSDNYNADLKWELFPKSGELISVAAFGKYIKNPIARTTYASSAPSDMTYFNLSDYGYIVGAEVEVRKDIYSWSNSKIYTFINGTYMHSEQKFKSEDQIAKENHGKRVVFTNPKADLQGAADFIANVNLGYNYKWSNNLNSLDFVIVYSHIGKNLYSVGTTEIGNFYEAARDLLDLNLNFTLDKIGIGISAKNLLNPHSKIEQENKTQTLINKDYTMGRQVGLSLSYKF from the coding sequence ATGAATTTTAGAAAACTGAGTATCGCAGTTTTGTTTTTGACAACGTCAGGAGCTGTAATATACGCACAAGACACGAAAAAAGATTCCATCAAGAACGAAAAAAAGATTGAAGGAGTTGTAATCAAAGGATCTACTAAGAAAGGAACGGAAGCGAACCTTATTAATTTCCAAAAAAAGTCTGTTGAAGTTATAGAACGTGTAGGTTCTGTACAGCTTGCTAAGCAAGGTGTAGGAGATGCTGCAACGGCTGTAACGAAAGCTACCGGAACAATAAAACAGGAAGGAAGCGGACAGATCTTTGTAAGAGGTCTTGGTGACAGGTATAATAGTACTACATTGAACGGATTGCTGATCCCGTCGGATGATCCGGAAAACAGAAACATTGATCTTTCGATTTTCAAAACTTCAATGATTGAGTACATTTCATTAGATAAAATCTATAATCCAAAAATGCTTGGAGATTTTGGTGGAGCAACTATAAGTATTGTTTCTAAGGAATTTACAGGAAAACCTTATTTTAAGATAGGTTTAGGAAGCAGCATCAATCTTCAGACTTTTGATAACAATAATTTCAAGTTACAAGATGGAGCTCCTGGATTCTTCGGATTCAAAGAAACTAAATTCAATAAAGGAAATCCTTATCAGGCTTATCCATTCACATCAAAATGGAACTTTAAAAATGCAGACAACCCATTCAATACAGATCTAAATATTGAAGGAGGTGCAAGCTTCGGAAAACTCTCATTCTTTGCGTATGCAGGATTTGAAAATTCTTATGAATACAGTAAAGGACAGGAAGGATTCTACTTTGCAGATAACACTCCAAACAAAAAATTTGATGTTGAACGTTCTAAATATAAGACAAACACAACAGCGTTAATTAATTTAGGATATAAATTCAATTCTAATAATAAAATTAATTTCACTTCAAATTTCATCCACTCTTCTGATCAGACAGCTAAAATATTCACAGGATATTCTTATGATGTCGACAAAAATGTGATCATCAACAGAGGAGATAACAAAATTACAAGTACTTGGATCAACCAATTATTCGGTACTCATAAACTTGGTGATACTTGGAATGCAGACTGGGCAGTTGGTTATAATATGCTAAACAGCAAAAGACCGGATCGTTTGCAGAATACGATTGATGCTTCAACAATGCAGCTTATCACGGGGAGTGCGATCAATAACCACAGATATTTTGATGAGTTAAAAGACAATACAGTTTTAGGTCATGCTTACCTTTCTAAAACTTTAAACAAATTTAAAATTACTGCAGGATACGACGGGCAATACAAGGACAGAAAATTCGACAATACAACGATTGGTATGAACTTCAGTCTTTCGCCTCAGGTAGATCCTAATAATATTGACGGATTTATTAATGCAGGAAATAACGGTTTATTCTCTTATCAGACATTCCAGCCAAGTTCGAAGTTATTCCAACCTTTCTATTTTAATGTAAAACAGAATATTCAGTCTGGATTTGCAAATGTAGATGTTAACCTTAGTGATAAATTTATCGTACAGGTTGGCGGGCGTTTCGATTACATCGATATGCAGTTGAAATGGTTTGATTCTGTTTTACAAAACGGTAAAAAGAATAAGCAATACAACAAATTCTTACCAGCTTTGAATGCAAAGTATAGCGTTAGCGACAAACAAAACTTAAGATTATCTGTTTCTAAAACATACACGCTTCCTCAAGCTAAAGAGCTTTCTCCAATTGCATATTATGATGTAACTACGAACGTTTACGGTAACCAGGATCTTTCTCCATCTGATAACTATAATGCAGATTTGAAATGGGAATTATTTCCTAAATCAGGTGAGCTTATTTCAGTAGCAGCATTTGGAAAGTATATTAAGAACCCGATTGCAAGAACTACGTACGCAAGTTCTGCACCAAGTGATATGACTTATTTTAATCTTTCAGACTACGGATATATCGTAGGAGCGGAGGTAGAAGTAAGAAAAGATATTTATTCTTGGAGTAATTCTAAAATCTATACTTTCATCAACGGAACGTATATGCATTCTGAGCAGAAATTTAAATCTGAGGATCAAATTGCAAAAGAAAACCACGGTAAAAGAGTTGTGTTTACGAATCCTAAAGCTGACCTTCAGGGAGCTGCAGATTTCATTGCCAACGTAAACTTAGGTTATAACTACAAATGGAGTAATAACTTAAACAGCTTAGACTTTGTAATAGTTTATTCTCACATCGGAAAAAACCTTTATTCTGTAGGAACTACGGAAATCGGAAACTTTTATGAAGCTGCAAGAGATCTATTGGATCTTAACCTAAACTTTACATTAGACAAAATAGGAATTGGTATTTCTGCTAAAAACCTATTAAATCCTCACAGTAAAATAGAACAGGAAAACAAAACTCAAACACTAATCAACAAAGACTACACAATGGGTCGCCAGGTTGGATTAAGCTTATCATATAAATTTTAA
- a CDS encoding amidohydrolase, which yields MQLQNQPLAKGYYTLKNVRLETGFEYDNEEIIKTKTDLFCVEIGEGKIKSIKPNNANSDAVDAKGKLMLPAFRDMHVHLDKTWYGLPWQTLSPKKKTVKDMIAYEQKIIPELLKTSVERAEQLIDLLQSYGTNYVRTHFNIDPTSGLKSLENLEKALENKKASFNAELVAFPQHGLYYTDSVPLMKEVAKLPHVGFIGGLDPLSIDGSIEKVLDFTVQLALDNNKGIDIHLHEVGDSGMKTINYLIDKAIENPKLQGKTFVSHAFALAHLNQKETEQIAERLASAKVGIASSVPFTGKVMPIPTLKKYGVEVLIGNDNVQDYWSTFGSGNMLQKANLIAELYGYATEFQLSRTLQFATQNILPLDEKGNQQWPKSGDDANVVLVDASCSAEAVSRMSAVEALMNKGNLFWKN from the coding sequence ATGCAATTACAAAATCAACCTTTGGCTAAAGGATATTATACTTTAAAGAATGTCCGTTTGGAAACGGGTTTCGAATATGATAATGAAGAAATTATCAAAACAAAAACAGATCTATTCTGTGTTGAAATTGGAGAAGGAAAAATAAAATCAATTAAACCAAACAATGCAAATTCTGATGCTGTTGATGCAAAAGGAAAACTAATGCTCCCTGCATTCAGAGATATGCATGTTCATTTAGATAAAACTTGGTACGGACTGCCATGGCAAACACTTTCCCCGAAAAAGAAAACGGTGAAAGATATGATTGCTTATGAACAGAAAATCATTCCGGAACTGTTGAAAACTTCGGTAGAAAGGGCAGAACAATTGATTGATTTGCTACAAAGTTATGGTACCAATTATGTGAGAACGCATTTTAATATTGATCCGACTTCGGGTTTGAAATCGTTAGAAAATTTGGAAAAAGCTTTAGAAAATAAAAAAGCTTCTTTCAATGCAGAATTGGTCGCTTTTCCTCAACATGGTTTATATTATACGGATTCTGTTCCTTTGATGAAAGAAGTGGCAAAATTACCGCATGTAGGTTTTATTGGAGGACTTGATCCTTTAAGCATTGACGGAAGTATTGAAAAGGTCTTGGATTTTACGGTTCAATTAGCCTTAGACAATAATAAAGGAATTGATATTCATTTGCACGAAGTAGGAGATTCCGGGATGAAAACGATTAATTATTTAATTGATAAAGCGATTGAAAATCCTAAACTTCAAGGGAAAACTTTTGTAAGTCATGCTTTTGCTTTAGCACATTTAAACCAAAAAGAAACAGAACAAATTGCAGAAAGATTGGCTTCTGCAAAGGTGGGAATTGCTTCATCCGTTCCATTCACCGGAAAAGTAATGCCGATTCCTACATTGAAAAAATATGGAGTTGAAGTTTTGATAGGAAACGATAACGTTCAGGATTACTGGAGTACTTTCGGATCTGGAAATATGCTTCAAAAGGCTAATTTAATTGCCGAATTATATGGATATGCTACGGAATTTCAACTTTCAAGAACATTGCAGTTTGCCACACAAAATATTCTTCCGTTAGATGAAAAAGGAAATCAGCAATGGCCAAAATCGGGAGATGATGCGAATGTTGTTTTAGTTGATGCGAGTTGTTCTGCAGAAGCTGTTTCAAGAATGTCTGCTGTTGAAGCTTTAATGAATAAAGGTAATTTATTTTGGAAGAATTAA
- a CDS encoding helix-turn-helix domain-containing protein: MSRQSDYFPILGIQEFAEKQSQGCNLLFNELNGKRSIDEPHKHDFFIINLFGRGIGNHSIDFVEYQVEDHQIHLVFPDQVHQWTIEEETVGYQLMISREWFESFLPALRFSASYYQQHPAFTVSEEIYQLLLHEFQAIQQELNEENVFWELIQKRSELIGLLVSKSVEGAFKDFEVYNSNPIISKFLHLIDIHFKTERSVSFYAEKLNISANYLNIVCKKNLNASASSLIQDRILLESKRLLKVSEMSVKDIVYDLGFYDHASFSKFFKAQTGMTPSQFKEQ; encoded by the coding sequence ATGAGCCGTCAATCAGATTATTTTCCCATTTTAGGAATTCAGGAATTTGCAGAAAAACAATCACAAGGCTGTAATTTGCTTTTCAATGAACTTAACGGGAAACGTTCGATTGATGAACCTCATAAGCACGATTTTTTCATCATTAATTTATTTGGACGAGGCATAGGAAATCATAGTATTGATTTTGTTGAATATCAGGTTGAGGATCATCAGATCCACTTGGTTTTTCCGGATCAGGTTCATCAATGGACGATCGAAGAGGAAACTGTAGGGTATCAATTGATGATCAGTAGAGAATGGTTTGAAAGTTTTTTGCCGGCCCTTAGATTTTCGGCTTCTTATTATCAGCAACACCCTGCATTTACAGTTTCGGAGGAGATCTATCAATTGCTTTTGCATGAATTTCAGGCTATTCAGCAAGAACTTAATGAAGAAAATGTTTTTTGGGAACTTATTCAAAAACGAAGTGAATTGATTGGTTTACTGGTAAGTAAATCTGTGGAAGGAGCTTTCAAAGATTTTGAGGTTTACAATTCAAACCCAATTATTTCTAAATTTTTACATTTAATTGATATTCATTTTAAAACGGAACGCTCAGTTTCTTTTTATGCTGAAAAACTGAATATTTCTGCTAATTATTTAAATATTGTCTGCAAAAAAAATCTCAACGCTTCGGCATCCTCTCTTATTCAGGACAGAATTTTACTGGAATCAAAACGTTTATTAAAAGTCTCTGAAATGTCTGTTAAAGACATCGTTTATGATCTCGGGTTTTATGATCACGCCAGCTTTTCAAAATTTTTTAAGGCTCAAACCGGAATGACTCCGTCGCAGTTCAAAGAGCAATAA
- a CDS encoding amidohydrolase has translation MNTSNISRKDFLKNSALAMAGLTLAPNIMMANSIFDKANISAKGKLSLKNVRLETGFEYEEGEVISTKTDLFYIEIENGKISKIAPNQPNAKAFDAKGFLMLPAFKDMHIHLDKTFYGDKWQAVRKRTGGVKGMIALEQKMLPEMLKNSTFKAEKMIELLQSKGTSFARSHVNIEPTSKLDSLKNLQKALDNKKKTFGAELVAFPQHGVFYTDSVPYLKEAAKMDIDFIGGVDPFTIDGAIEKTIDFTVQLALDNKKGIDIHLHESGESGLKTVEYLIDKVNENPALKGKTYLSHCFVLGKLEKPKQEEIAEKLANAKIGIVSTIPFGSLIMPIPILYKYNVEVLTGNDSIVDHWNTFGTGSVLQKANLMAQLYGQSTEFLLSRSLKLATANILPLDDKGTQQWPKTGDHADLVFLNASCSAEAVSRISNVESLIHQGNIVF, from the coding sequence ATGAACACTTCAAACATATCTCGCAAAGATTTTCTTAAAAATTCAGCATTGGCAATGGCCGGATTAACATTAGCACCCAATATCATGATGGCAAACTCAATTTTTGATAAAGCAAATATTTCTGCAAAAGGAAAATTAAGCTTAAAAAATGTTCGCCTTGAAACTGGTTTCGAATATGAAGAAGGTGAAGTGATTTCAACTAAAACCGACCTGTTTTATATCGAAATTGAAAACGGAAAAATTTCAAAAATAGCTCCAAACCAACCGAATGCAAAAGCTTTTGACGCCAAAGGATTTTTAATGTTACCTGCATTTAAAGATATGCACATTCATTTGGATAAAACTTTTTATGGAGACAAATGGCAAGCAGTCCGAAAAAGAACGGGCGGAGTAAAAGGCATGATCGCCTTAGAACAAAAAATGCTTCCTGAAATGTTGAAAAACTCAACGTTCAAGGCTGAGAAAATGATTGAATTGTTACAGTCAAAAGGAACATCTTTCGCAAGAAGTCATGTGAATATTGAACCGACTTCAAAATTAGATTCATTAAAAAATCTGCAGAAAGCTTTAGATAATAAAAAGAAAACTTTTGGAGCAGAATTGGTGGCTTTTCCGCAACATGGAGTTTTTTACACAGACTCAGTTCCTTATTTGAAAGAGGCGGCGAAAATGGATATCGATTTTATTGGTGGAGTAGACCCTTTTACGATTGACGGAGCGATTGAAAAAACAATTGATTTTACGGTTCAACTCGCTTTAGACAATAAAAAAGGAATCGATATTCACTTGCATGAAAGTGGAGAATCTGGTTTGAAAACTGTTGAATATCTAATTGATAAAGTGAATGAAAATCCTGCATTAAAAGGAAAAACATATCTAAGTCATTGCTTCGTTTTAGGAAAATTAGAAAAGCCAAAACAGGAAGAGATTGCAGAAAAATTGGCCAATGCAAAAATCGGAATTGTCTCTACGATTCCTTTTGGAAGCTTAATTATGCCGATTCCGATTTTGTATAAATATAATGTTGAGGTTTTGACTGGAAACGACAGTATCGTCGATCATTGGAATACTTTCGGAACGGGAAGTGTATTGCAGAAAGCCAATTTAATGGCACAATTATACGGTCAGTCCACAGAGTTTTTATTGTCGAGAAGTTTAAAGCTCGCTACAGCCAATATTCTTCCTTTGGATGATAAAGGAACACAGCAATGGCCAAAAACAGGAGATCATGCAGATTTGGTTTTCTTAAATGCAAGCTGTTCAGCAGAGGCAGTTTCAAGAATTTCAAACGTAGAATCTTTGATCCATCAGGGAAATATTGTGTTTTAA